In one window of Sciurus carolinensis chromosome X, mSciCar1.2, whole genome shotgun sequence DNA:
- the LOC124972105 gene encoding putative P2Y purinoceptor 10: MGSNSTNYAETNCNVTNLTFQYSLYATTYILIFIPGLLANSAALWVLCRFISKKNKAIIFMINLSVADLAHVLSLPLRIYYYINRHWPFQRALCLLCFYLKYLNMYASICFLVCISLQRCFFLHKPFRARNWKRRYDVGISAAIWVIVGTACLPFPILRSTNLGNNTESCFADLGYKQMNAVALVAMIIIAELAGFVIPVIIIAYCTWKTTISLRQPPMAFQGINERQKALRMVFMCAAVFFICFTPYHINFIFYTMVKETIIGSCLIVQSTLYFHPFCLCLASLCCLLDPILYYFMASEFRDQLSRHGSSVTRSRLMSRESGSSMIS; this comes from the coding sequence ATGGGTAGCAACAGTACCAACTATGCTGAGACTAACTGCAATGTCACAAATTTGACATTTCAGTATTCCCTCTATGCAACCACCTATATCCTGATATTCATCCCTGGTCTTCTGGCCAACAGTGCAGCCTTGTGGGTCCTGTGCCGTTTcatcagcaagaaaaataaagccatcaTTTTTATGATCAACCTCTCTGTGGCTGACCTGGCTCACGTACTGTCCTTACCCCTCCGGATTTACTATTACATCAACCGTCACTGGCCTTTCCAGAGGGCCCTTTGTCTGTTGTGCTTCTACCTGAAGTATCTCAACATGTATGCCAGCATTTGTTTCCTGGTGTGCATCAGCCTGCAGAGGTGCTTCTTTCTCCACAAACCATTCAGGGCCAGAAACTGGAAGCGTAGGTATGACGTGGGCATCAGTGCTGCCATCTGGGTCATCGTGGGAACTGCCTGTTTGCCATTTCCCATCCTGAGGAGCACGAACTTAGGCAACAACACGGAATCCTGCTTTGCAGATCTTGGTTACAAGCAAATGAATGCTGTGGCTTTGGTTGCAATGATTATAATTGCTGAACTTGCTGGATTTGTGATCCCAGTGATCATCATCGCATATTGCACCTGGAAAACTACTATATCCTTGAGACAGCCACCCATGGCTTTCCAAGGGATCAATGAGAGGCAAAAAGCTTTGCGGATGGTTTTCATGTGTGCAGCAGTCTTCTTCATCTGCTTCACTCCCTATcacattaactttattttttacaccatggtaaaggaaactatcattgGCAGTTGCCTCATTGTCCAAAGTACACTGTACTTCCATCCTTTTTGTCTATGCCTTGCAAGTCTCTGCTGCCTTTTGGACCCAATTCTCTATTACTTCATGGCTTCAGAGTTTCGCGACCAACTGTCTCGCCATGGCAGCTCTGTGACCCGTTCCCGACTCATGAGCAGGGAGAGTGGTTCATCAATGattagctaa